The sequence GGGGGTGGCGATGATGCGCAAGCTGATGCTGCCCGCTCTGGTGCTGTGGCTGATCGTGTCACCGGCGGCCGCCGCGGCGCGCTCGTTAGCGATCGAGCAGTTCTCCGCTCAAGTCGGCGTCCACAGCGACGGCTCGATTGTCGTGAGCGAGACGATCCGTCTGCGTTTCACCGGCTCGTGGAACGGCATTTATCGGACGATCCCGATCGACTACCGTACGCCGCAGGGCTTCAACTACAACCTGCGATTGCAGGGGATCGAGGTCACCGACGAGGCCGGGAATCCGCTCAAGCGCAAGATCGGCCGGCAACGGCACTACCAGGAGATCAAGATCTGGGTGCCGAATGCCGTCAACGCCGTTCGTACAGTCGTCGTCCGCTACCGTGTGCCGAACGCTCTACGTTTCTTCGAAGATCACGACGAGTTGTACTGGAACATCACCGGCGACGAGTGGGAAATGCCGATCGAGTCGGCGACCGCCGACATTACCCTGCCTGACGGCGCCTCCGGGCTGCGGGCGCTGGCATTCACCGGCTCGCATGGTTCCAAGTCGCAAGACGCCGAAGTCACGATCAACGGCAATCGCGTGCAACTTCGAATGCTGCGGCCGCTCGCGTTCCGTGAAGGGTTGACCGCCGTGATCGGCTGGGACAAGGGTGTCGTGCAGCCGCCCGGGGCGACCGCCCGCATCGCCGACTTCGTGCGTGCCAATTGGCTTCTGGTCATCCCGGTGTTCGTCTTCCCCCTGATGTTCCGGATGTGGTCGAAGCATGGCCGCGACCCGCGCTTGCGCCCGATCGCTGTACGGTATGACCCCCCAGAGGGATTGACACCTGGTGAAGTCGGGACTCTGGCCGACAACTCGCCGGATATGCGCGACGTCACCGCGACTTTGGTTGATCTGGCCACGCGCGGCTATGTGGCCATTGAAGAGAAAGATGAACCGAAGCTCTTGGGACTAATGTCCGGCAAGGACTTCTCATTCCAACTCCTCAAGCCGCTGAGGGAGTGGGACGGCTT comes from Candidatus Zixiibacteriota bacterium and encodes:
- a CDS encoding DUF2207 domain-containing protein; translated protein: MMRKLMLPALVLWLIVSPAAAAARSLAIEQFSAQVGVHSDGSIVVSETIRLRFTGSWNGIYRTIPIDYRTPQGFNYNLRLQGIEVTDEAGNPLKRKIGRQRHYQEIKIWVPNAVNAVRTVVVRYRVPNALRFFEDHDELYWNITGDEWEMPIESATADITLPDGASGLRALAFTGSHGSKSQDAEVTINGNRVQLRMLRPLAFREGLTAVIGWDKGVVQPPGATARIADFVRANWLLVIPVFVFPLMFRMWSKHGRDPRLRPIAVRYDPPEGLTPGEVGTLADNSPDMRDVTATLVDLATRGYVAIEEKDEPKLLGLMSGKDFSFQLLKPLREWDGLAPHEYALLDAIFDTGQLTFVPLDALKNRFYTRLPGIRDRLFSRLMDRRYYRSRPDRVKASYIAGGFLAGGIIAGVGIVLSDQWGMAPAAAVVAGALTALIIGGFGLIMPARTALGAQALEGVLGFEEFLRRVEGPRFDRKDMTPSLFEKYLPYAMALSVEHSWSSAFDGIAKQPPQWYRGAVPGGIFHPALFATRLGSMSQHTASVMTSAPRARAGRSGFGGGGFSGGGFGGGGGRGF